A stretch of DNA from Pyxicephalus adspersus chromosome 5, UCB_Pads_2.0, whole genome shotgun sequence:
TACTGCCTTTTAGgctaatattgtatatttttcgatttttttattactttactaaatgtagaaacaatttttttaggaGTTATATCAGGATTATGCAGCAAACAAAATAATATGTGAGATATTTTCCTGAGCCCCCCTACCATCATCCTTTCATTGAGCTGAGGTCACTGGGCTTCCTCAGATTCACAATCAACAAGAGTGATGCATTTCATAACCTCTGTAATGTGTACTTTTCCgttatttattcttcattttctgtCAGAAGAAGTGACCTGGCAGAAACTCCCTGCTGCCTTAAAGACACTTGCTGGACCTTTTAGAAAAGCTAAGTCCAAGGCCGAGGTGAACCTCAGGTCACCAAGTctaacaaatatgaaaatgtcGCCTGGTGAACTGCAAGCCTCCTTATTTAACAAAGACTGTCAATGAGGAAGATTAATACGAAACAAAATGTTCACAGTGTCACACTACGGTCACTTAGAACCAAGCCCTCcgttgctttaaaaaataaaatgaagaaagatatgtaagacataaaaaatgtaaattttaattatgAAATAGAATATTTTGAAAGTGTTTGTTTCTTTACAGATTACTTATTTTTGAGTtagataatgttaaaaaaatgcaaaataatgttagccttgcatgatttttttttaccacatatatatagaaaaactaATATTACTTAAACTactatttttaattgaatttttattttattgtttcacataaaaaatgtttctaaggACGCATAGCTACCAGTAACTGGATACAATGTTATTTTTCccacaaaagaaaacacaaatggtTTCCACACAGTTGATTTGGTTGTTTATGGCAAAGTGAGATAACCATAAATCttgcagtaaaatgttttaaacgtCGACCTTAGATAACGCGTGGTGGTCTTGGCTCAGTTCTTCATGATAACAAAACCTCAAAGACGACTAACAGGCTTTTTAATAAGAACATAGTCACTTGCAGGCATCGCACCTACATAAAAGGAAAACTTATCTCCGAGGTGTTCTGTATGTACTAGAAAAGACCAACCACGAATTATTTCAGAGGATAGCCACAAGCTATTAGATATCTGCAGCTGCTATACTGCTCagctgatcatttttttattttagagcatGGAACTATTTTGGAACTTTGGGAGCTTTGTTAAAGAGCTTTTTATTAGAGctgaaacatttcattttttttactataaaatacatatgctttttaaatgtatgctgTCTTTGCATATGAATATATAACGatatatacaaacatatgcaatatataatattatattcctAAACTTGGAACCTGAACCTAATCAATACTGTGTTACTGCGTTGCACTAAATTTAATTGCATGACATACTAACATTACATACTAATTGTTTATCTTGGTGCcagtttttattagttattattcCCAACTCCTGTTTGTTAAATGTGATTTCACAACTGGTCACTAATATACCTCTAATTTATCAGAAGCAACCTAATTTATTGGTGATAAAATTTTAGACAGGAAAAAGTAATTTTGACCCATGTCTTTGCAGAAATAATGCATGTGATATCTAAAACAATTaattacaaacataatttttttctgcgTTCCTCTATTTATGTGTAGAACGATGTACATCATAAAAGCTGCGATTTTTAGGAATCTTCTTGGCGCTTACCATCCGTCTAGTACAGAATGCAAATGAATAAAACTTCACCATCTGCTCTGTTTATGCTTCATATAACAAGGTAAATGCCTCCTTTTGTGTTCTCTATATGCCCAAATACTCTAAATATAGCTGCAACATTACGTGTAGATTTTGCTAGAGTCTCTATTTATACACCTAGGCAGTGAAAGttacaaaatgtgtatttgttgtaGATTTATAGGTCATGGTCTCTTCTGCACTGCTCATCAAACTAAGCCTGTGCAGCTGAACTggtataagatatatatatatatatatatatatatatatatatatatatatatatatatcagctagGCAAAATGGCAGTAAAGATTCTGTCATCAGCTACTATTAGTGAAACAGAACACTGGATTCCATAGCTGATTAAAACATTATACATGGGGATGGCTTTGTCTTTTAGCAACATGTGGATTTTATCTGCCAGATTTTGCCTCTTTTGAACAGTATCTCTCCCAGCCCTAAAAGAATCAGATAACtaattatatactttattagAGGGTCATGCAAGGCTGTATTGTTATTTTACAGTCTGGATGTTCAGGGGCCTTATTTTTTGCGATTGAACAGTTAACATCATGCAAGCACAGCATCCAGTCTTCTGAGTGTTTACCGGATTTAGGTGAtgccaatattaatatttacacacGCGATATAGTTAATACTTCTCTTCAGTCAGCTGGTGCTTTCTCAATAGAATGCAAGCTGCTAGAGGTATGTTTGCAAGCCTGATCTGTCTTCACACACCAAGTCCTACCTACacagctttataaagaaaatacagttgcTCTAGCTAAATTGTACTGTACCACAAGGGGATTTCCTTCCCTATGTCTACTGATTTATATAGGTTAGTATGATCAGAGGAAATAACCTATGGGGTCAATGGTTAATTCGCATACATACAGCTCTCATGTTTGCAGTGTGGTGGTCATAAATATTGATTTACAATGAACTTTACTATAGGTGATTGTTTCAATAGCCTACCAATTGGTTGATATAGGGTATCCTATAAGTTATAGAGCTATGCATTATCTGTCATTTCTACTACCATACCCTGTCCTATGATGATCAGAGCACAGATTAGCAATCTAGACTTCAGCCTTGAGCTATGTAGGATTACAGATGATTGAAGCACATACTACATATAGGATTACATACAGTATTACATTGCAGAGAGGCTTCCTCCAGTTGAGTACCATAGTCCTACGTGTGAGGGATACAGCTGATGAGTCAAAGGCGAGCTTTACTGATCTTAGTCTGTCCTGCTTATTACTATAGGATTTAGTTGATAGCATTATGTATGGTATTGATCCCTGTTTTGCTGTCCTCTGTATTTCTGGCAGCGATTTTAGTCTGATGATCTTACAGCTCCAGTTAAGTATATAAGGCTTGACTAGCAAAGCATTTATCATCCTTGTGTTTCCTTATCCGGGGTCCAGGGGAGGGCTGGGATTGGCCGGGCCGGTCACGTGGGCTGCTAACTTTGCACACTTGACAGGCAGTAGGAGGGTTTAGTGGAGAAGAGAAAAACGACAACGCGagaaaaattagtatttttttgttgcacttcCACAAATTAATGGCCATGAGTTCGTTTTTGATAAACTCCAACTACATCGAGCCCAAATTCCCACCCTGCGAGGAGTATGCCCAAAATAACTACTtgcacaaccagtctcctgaatACTACGAGCGGCCGAGGGAACCCGGGTTCGAGGCTCCTGCCGAGGCACTCTACCAAGGTCCGGGGAGCTATCCTGAAGCCAACTATGGATACAGCCACATCACACCAAGCCATGAAGCCGGGGTCACCCAGGATGGGCTCCCTGCTAAAGGACATAGCCAGTCCCAGCAACTTCTCCAAAGCCACGTCCTCAGACAGCCACCCCAGCACTGTGAGCCTATAGGAGTGTCCAATGACAGCATCCATACTGAGAAAAATGCTGCTGCTGGGCTGAAATGCAAAGAGCCTGTGGTATATCCCTGGATGAAGAAAATCCATGTCAACACAGGTAAGTCACAAGCCCAAGATGACTTGTAGCAGGGCAGAATAAGGTGACTTGGGTTGCCTGCTGGCCAAGGAAAAGAAAAGCTTTCTTTCAGTAGCCATGGCTGTTAACTGGAGGATTTATTGGAGTCAGTCTGTTTAGAAAGTAATTACAGATCCCATAAATGTAATTGTCCTTCTATTGACTCTGGGCCATACGCCATTGATGCCTTTTCTCCCCCAGTCCCCCATCACCATATTTTATGGCATTCCATTATTTGGTGCATTGTCAGTAGCctcagaaaccttttttttaattttctatctTATCTGAACAATGGTGCCAAGTCATTATCTAATGATTATGTTCCATTGTGTTTTTTCTCTGTGTGCTCAGTTAACCCAAATTACACTGGAGGGGAACCCAAAAGGTCTCGAACTGCCTACACCAGACAACAAGTATTAGAGCTGGAAaaggagttccactttaaccgtTACCTTACCAGACGCCGGAGAATAGAGATAGCTCACACTTTATGCCTCTCTGAACGTCAGGTCAAGATCTGGTTCCAGAACAGGAGGATGAAATGGAAGAAAGACCACAAACTGCCCAACACTAAGATGCGCTCAGCAAACTCATCAGCTTCCAGCCAGCAGCCAAAAGTACAGGGTCACCATCAACACACAGATGGGTCAACAACCCCATTACTATAAGTCTTACTTGTGCTGCTCCAGTGGCTGGTGATAATCATTTTGGACCAAATGactatggaaataaaatataaaacaaacctacTTAATATTGCTGGATACAAAAGTCCTTGACCAAACCAGGACAGTGTATAAACATAACCAAGGATTTCCATGgagacttttttgttttatttaagtatttGACTGTATACTTATAAAATAGCTATGGGGTATATGTGTATATGAATATTTGCATAGTTAAGTGTCTACATATGTAGCAAACTATTTTATATACAAGATACATATGCCACAGATGCATTTATGGGATAGTATGTGGTATACAGGTATGGACCATCCATCGtattattacacatatacatatagctTGTGGGTATTTAAGAAAACCAAacgtttttaatattttatttaatggccTCCAAAGATTGAGGAAATAAAACTAGCAGGGTTTGTAAATACTGGCAgacaaataacatttctgtaggcacaaagaaaaaaaactgtttttcctgCTTAGATCGTTGCTTGTGACCAGTGTGTGTTTGACACTTTCGTTGTTGTTAGCATTGCTCTAGAAGGCCTTTGATCATTGAAGGAGATGAGAGGGTGTGTAGATACAGTAAAAGTACTATGTATATTGTGGATTTTGTGCTGTATTGTTGTGGTGCTAACCTCGAAGATTCTTCTGTGaaaattaaagtttataaaaacatCAACAGTTTCCTAAACCTACTTGCTGCAATAGAACTATGTGCAAGTGCATATATATTCCCACAGTACATACAATGGATTATGTGCTCATACATAGTGTGTAACGCTACAGTAAGGGTTAATAGACAGAATATCACCATGAAAACTACCTTAGAAAATATGTGCTTGTAGGTAGCCATGTTTAACAGTAggagtgtaatatatatatatatatatatatatatatatatatacatatatatgtgttctTATCAATGAGTGGGTACCAGGACCTGAATTGTGAAGTAATAAAAAACTGTTTGATAAGCTTCTTAATACGCTTTAATACTTTCTGTGCATTATGTCCCTCCAAACAGTCCAACTCCTTTCACTTTCATGGTAAGCGCTACATTATTGTTACTGTTTACACTTActattatatacaattattacatatttttaatagtgAAATACTTTTAATCTCAGGCAAAAAAAGAGTATTGCTGTACTATATTAACAATCAGGAACTGATAATGACGCATTTGTATCTTGCCAGACATGCTGAAACATTTGGTATGGAAAAGTAAAGCCTGTGTGCATGATATGATAGTAATTCGGAAAGTGGACGTATCAATGCAGGGTCGCTATGTCAGACTATTAAACATGTATCTTCACAAGACTGAAGCTGGATGAAAAAGATCGGGGCCATctcatgtgtatttatttataaggtatttataatatttatttacactttgcaATTTGGTGTCTCTAAATTTCTTTAAATAGATgcaagtaatatataaatatatatatatatatatatatatatatatatatatatatataaaaatatatatttatatatttatttatattatttatatatgctcTAAGGcattatctttatcttttttgttgtttgttatttGCCCTGTCACATTGTCTGCCATTTGCTAAGGCAACCAGGGTTCATGCAGAGGACACGGGattctgtctcttttttttgtgaGAGAGAGAGATGCAAGCTGACCTCAAACCCTTGACCTTTAGTACTGAATTCCCTGTAAAATGAGCCACTCCTGTTTCTGCAAATCTGGATGATGCtgttaaaaatatcaatttattgcaattttggtatctatctatctatctatctatctatctatatttatatatatatatatatatatatatatatatatatatatagttttatcagtgttttttatgtaatCAACCTTCCTTGAAGCAATAGTGATATCTCCTTAATTCACCGGTTGCCTTGTGCTGTATTTCAAATGCTTACAGAATTGAATTCCTAAAATGTCCTCATAGCAATTCTAACATTGCTTGTCGATTACAGTGGAaattaaagatgttttatttgttttgtgcttAGAAATTGGATACCCTAGAAAAGACAGAGATAGCAGATAGCTCTAGGGGAGAGTTTTATTGCTCTGGCTGTGTGATTGGTTTTCTTTTAGCTGAATGGCACAAAATGGGACACGGGTTCACTGGGTATTATTAATGTGGCAGGATGAAAGGTGGAGAATTCTCCTTATACAATAGAGCTTTGCAGCCAGGAGCTCTTTTCTAATGTATGCAGAATCACCATTTATAACAAGGAATATTTTACCCCAGATGTTCAAGTAGATTTCATTATATTGTATACAGGGTCTATGGTTTTCACATGTCACACAATATGCTGAAATTTGGTTAGATGTTAAAGATGTTTCCCTCCTCCTTTCACATGCCTCTTTTTAATATCTCTGTTTCTCCACAagtctctctttctttctttctctcttctctccccaCCCTCTCTCCCTGTCTTACAGATAGGAGTGATTATTACAATTTCTGTTTATAAACTTGATAAAATTGTATCATGCTTATAGGAATGTCGAGCATGTGTTAAATATGGCTGCCCTAAGTATATATTGATACAATTAACCGAGATCAAGGAGTTTTTAAATTCTCCAGAACTGGATTTGAgatatgaaataaatacagaCCATTATAAAAATGCTTCTTAAGTAATTAAcctccttttctttctcattCAACTAATAATATCTGTCTTTAATTTTCTTCTCTCCTAATTTTTCTCtatccatttttgttttgtatcatatTTTTGATTCTCTATTATCTTTATATTCTTGTCTTCTTCTCTTTCATTTTATCTCAGAAATtccttctctctccccccccccttattttttATCCCTATTTCTCTTTGTTATTCTAGGTTACTTTTCTTTGATTTCTTCTGATATGGCCTCCTCTTTCTAATGTGTAGTCTACCTACTGATTGTATATTATCCCTAATTCATTTCGGAACCTTTTCTCATTAATACATTTCCAAATTTTCAGTCCTTTAACCCTTGTATCATTCTTTCTTATTTACATCATTccacttttatcatttttgtatctGTCAATTTTATAAATTCACTTtctgttgctttttcttctttttttaccatctgtTGTCTGTCTAGTTTACCTCACCCCCACCACTACATTACTTTTACCCTCCCTGGTTCTCTGAGAGTATTGAACAAAACAGTGGTGTAGAGTTTTAGATTCAGAAGGTAAAACATAAACTATTAATCTGTCCCCGCCCCTGCCTCTCCACATAGATCCTTTCATAACTGGATCACTTGAAAACAAGTATGTAAATATTGCCAGAAACGCACCCCACACAAGCACACAAAAACCATTCTTCCTCTCACATTACACTATCATTTGTAGCTTTCTCCATGGGAGACTGTGCTAAGGATATCTGATCTTTATTACTGGCAATCCACAACTAAGATTCACATACCAAGCTAACTTGGTATGGTATTATACATATGATGAGAtgaaatggcaataaaatctCATGTGGAATGGATGTTACTATATGACATAGATGAGTCTTGTAGGCCACATTGGCGAATTTCTGTTTGTTTCTCTCTACATATCCAATGCTAcacagtattatttttattgtgacaaTATAAAGGTGATGAAACTCCCTGGAAGTGTGCTGATTAATgcaaactgttgtttttttctgtctatggAGAAACCATGAAAATTTAGATACTTTGAATACTTTTAATTGCCCCTTAAAATTTGTTTAAGGGGCAAGGTCATAGGTGTACAGATAATACTTTTTATAGTTacaagtcagtttttttttaaatctaggaGGCTTTGACTAGTAAAATAAATCCTAGTTTGGAGCCCTGCTTTGTGCCTGGACACTGCATATAATTATGGCTCTACCCAGTTTGATATGTGTACTACCTTTCCACTTACAAATAGTGTAAAGCCTAAGATCTCTAGGCCTCAGAGGATGGTGccttattgtgtgtgtgtttaaagcTTCTGGTGCTAAACCTAGTGTAAATGctaatttatatatacttttatcagtcCTTAAAATGTCTATACAAAAgaaacacatgcacacacacacactatatatatatatatatatgtgtgtgtgttccttttgtgtaaacattttaaGGACTGATAAATGTAAATGGTTGGCTATCTGTTTCCAGCAGGCAACCTAAACTGTCTGTAGTGCCTGGCAAAACATGCTGAAACATGTAGTTTCATGGGAGAGCCACTGGTTTACAACTCCCTCCTTGGGAGAGCATGAGTCAATATTAAACATATGCAGTGGCACAGTACATGCTAGATGGAGCCAGGCTTGTAGTTATCACTCTGGCATGTATTGCTCTCTTACTCCTGTTCACGTGGTTAGCTAAATAATTCATATAGTAGGAGATCTTTTGTGGTGATTAGTTCAGATCTTGTCTGTAATCTGTCTCAGTTCAGTAGCCATACccaggcaatatttttttaaagaagcaccTTCACAGAAGTATTGCCAAAAGGAAAGGGGAACACTTCAGTGAGTATTATAGACAAATAGAATTTATAGATCTTACCAAATTATAGGGTAGTTTGCAGAAAGTACTTTGGTGTCTATGAGTGCTTAGATTTGGAAAGGAGTTTGTTGGTTTTGCTAAAGATAGTACCTTCTTTATATGTGGACATTGCCACATGCCTGGATGGTGGGGGTATTATTGTCTCCAGAGTTACAAAGTCAGTCCATCTCAAGTGTAGGGGTGAGAGTCTGGTAAGCAGTGAAGAAGCAGTGAGTGGTAGATGACAATATATCTCTGCGATTCATTAGTCTTTTAGATTTATGAATGAAATTGAGCCTCCTCTATGAATAGCACTAGGAGAATTATTGTGTCATagcaataaaattacttttattgggATGATCAAGGATTTGTGATGTGTTTTACCTTGTGTCTGATTGTCAGCTGTCAGAAGTTATATGTTTTTCTTGCATACTCTTTACCAGGAAAAAATATAGTGGGTGTAGGAGTTTTCGTTTAACCCAGCAATGATGTTAGGTGATGGTAAAATAGTGCGATCGCGATTTTGTTTCATAGGTTTAACGTCATTTAGTTTTATAACAGGTCAAATGTGAAACAGTGCTGGTGGAAAATGTGCTGCGTTTTCTAATAAATCAGTTTTAGGGTCTAGAGTCATATAATCGTAATTTACGCTGGTTGCTCTGGCTGCTTGATACTGATTCTAACAAAAATATAGCTAATTACAGCAACATTATTTCGTGATTGATGGCCACTAAATTAGCTATTTCCTTTAATGACACAAATGTAGAATTTCAGTCGTTGTAAACGTCTATGTAATTCAAATGCTGTGATTTactttattcatataaaaaaacataaattttttttttagtttgttttacatGCCATCATATGTGCTTTTtgcatttaggaaaatatttcgGCTCCCTGATTCCTTTTCGAGCATATTTTACCTGATGCAATAATAAGACGCAGAAACATTTAGATTGGATGTGGGTCATTGTTATCCATGACCAAATGCTTAAACTAAGATTATATCTTTAGTCACACGTAAAATATCACAAATGCTAGTGGACACACCATTAGACTCACCATTAGTATTGATTcaattaaaaagcatttattaagAAGTACTGAGTTTTATTagaaaatagaattttattaCCTCAATTACAGAAAGAACACCAAACCActgttttgttattgtttgcctgaaatatatatatatatatatatatatatatatatatatgtgtgtacacacCTTCATTTATTAATATCAGTATCTGTCACTCTATATTTGTATGCCCTTAAAAAGTTATGTCtcattgtttaattattattgtttttttaataataatgctaGCTTTAGTTACTTTGTATCTTTTGCCTACATTCATGTATCTTTCCCCTCAATGCTGACCCGTAGAACAGAAACAGAAAGTTATGAAACTGAATACTAAACAAGGATGTCTCTGATAAATATTTAACGTGACAGAATAGTCACTATTCTTTCTGTGCAACAAAACACCGAATCCTTGCAGGTAACTTATGAAATAGTGATATTTAAGGAGACCCTGTGCATGTAAAGAATTCTCAGTAATTTAGCTGGACAAAGGACCTCAGCTACATGATTTATATACTACTCTCCAGTTGACATTCAAATGGGAAGTTTCTTAAAGCTGCTAAGAACAGATGATATTTTACCATCCGGGGAAGCTTTGTATTTGCATGTCTCTACTTTGTTTGGAATAATACTTACACACAACATAAA
This window harbors:
- the HOXA4 gene encoding homeobox protein Hox-A4, with the protein product MAMSSFLINSNYIEPKFPPCEEYAQNNYLHNQSPEYYERPREPGFEAPAEALYQGPGSYPEANYGYSHITPSHEAGVTQDGLPAKGHSQSQQLLQSHVLRQPPQHCEPIGVSNDSIHTEKNAAAGLKCKEPVVYPWMKKIHVNTVNPNYTGGEPKRSRTAYTRQQVLELEKEFHFNRYLTRRRRIEIAHTLCLSERQVKIWFQNRRMKWKKDHKLPNTKMRSANSSASSQQPKVQGHHQHTDGSTTPLL